GAAGCAGATTACGCTTAGTATTAATCAACCGAAAGGTGCAGTAGCACTAGGGCTTGCAGCAGGCTTTAAGGCCCCTGAACAGTCAACCGTGAAATATCAGTCGCTGTTTTCAGCACTGGACGACACTAATTTATTTATGAAAGAAATGTCTGGCATGGCCTCGTGGCTAATGCCAAGTATGGATGATTTACTATTTACGTTTGACCAGCCTGCAACGATTGAAATTGTAACGAAAAATAAAACCTACCGTTATCAAACCAATGATGAATTACAAATTGATATCACTAGAAAAGCCAACTTAATGAAAGAAAACCCCGATGTGATATTCAGTGTACAACCCACTTCAATTAGTCCTGAAAATTAGGGCGAATTGAAGTGTTATGCGTTCAAATTTAGATTTTTTCTTTTAGCGCGGTTAATACAGTGTCGCTAACAAACTGAGAAACATCACCGTGATGAATAGCCACCTCTTTAACAATCGTTGAAGAAATAAACGAATTTTCTTCAGCTGGGGTTAGAAATACACTTTCAAGATTTGGGTTTAATCGGCGGTTCATATTAGCCAGTTGAAATTCATACTCAAAGTCAGACACGGCACGTAATCCCCTGACCAAGATATTGGCTTGTTGATCTTTGGCAAACTGCGCTAATAGCCCAGAAAAGCCGACTACTTTCACATTAGGTAAATGGCTAAGGGTTTGCTCTGCAAGTGCGACGCGTTCATCTAAGGTAAACATCGGTTTTTTGCTGGAATTAATGGCAACCGCCACGATGACTTCGTCAAACATGGTCGCGGCTCGTTCAACTAAATCGGTGTGACCATTAGTAATGGGATCAAAAGTGCCAGGGTATATTGCTCGGTTATTCATAAATTACGTCTTAAGTAGGTTATCTAATTACCCAGAATTATGACGTAATTCTATAACACCGCAATGGTTTTGGTTATAATCGGCGCTTTTGCGCATTTTATTAGGATATAAATTAGGTACTATGTATAAACGATGGATGTGTTTTGTGCTGGCATTATTTACAGCACCTTCGAT
This is a stretch of genomic DNA from Flocculibacter collagenilyticus. It encodes these proteins:
- the coaD gene encoding pantetheine-phosphate adenylyltransferase, producing the protein MNNRAIYPGTFDPITNGHTDLVERAATMFDEVIVAVAINSSKKPMFTLDERVALAEQTLSHLPNVKVVGFSGLLAQFAKDQQANILVRGLRAVSDFEYEFQLANMNRRLNPNLESVFLTPAEENSFISSTIVKEVAIHHGDVSQFVSDTVLTALKEKI
- a CDS encoding DUF2987 domain-containing protein; this encodes MMMSYRKLIDFVFYLTLTLGLSLSATSPLFASVDGREIEYEELNTLIDFGKNKTTSPYMTMRASLTIKDDTLTLADVELWILENGKPLQQIPIAKDGTIDLPLFDKERVKQITLSINQPKGAVALGLAAGFKAPEQSTVKYQSLFSALDDTNLFMKEMSGMASWLMPSMDDLLFTFDQPATIEIVTKNKTYRYQTNDELQIDITRKANLMKENPDVIFSVQPTSISPEN